The Streptomyces achromogenes genome window below encodes:
- a CDS encoding NADPH-dependent F420 reductase, with protein sequence MSKITVLGNGRVGGGLAAALTRAGHEVTVPGRSPESSAEAVRTAQIVVNATPGAGSLERLAALREELRDKILADVSNATVDGPDGLPTALLHPGSSLAERLQETLPRTHVVKTLNTMLYTVMTAPAALAQPPTVFLSGESPQAKQVVRGLLADLGWRFEWITDLGGIESARATEAAILFVPHVIRSSGFAPFAVSIAR encoded by the coding sequence TTGAGCAAGATCACTGTGCTCGGCAACGGCCGCGTCGGCGGCGGCCTGGCCGCGGCGCTGACCCGGGCGGGACACGAAGTGACCGTGCCGGGCCGCTCACCGGAATCGTCCGCGGAGGCCGTCCGGACAGCGCAGATCGTGGTCAACGCCACGCCGGGCGCCGGCTCGCTCGAGCGGCTCGCTGCGCTGCGCGAGGAACTGCGCGACAAGATCCTGGCGGACGTCTCCAACGCCACCGTCGACGGACCGGACGGGCTGCCGACTGCACTGCTCCATCCCGGCTCGAGCCTCGCGGAGCGACTCCAGGAGACACTCCCCCGCACACACGTCGTCAAGACGCTCAACACCATGCTCTACACGGTGATGACGGCGCCCGCCGCGCTCGCCCAGCCGCCGACCGTCTTCCTCTCCGGCGAGAGCCCGCAGGCCAAGCAGGTCGTCCGCGGGCTGCTCGCGGACCTCGGCTGGCGCTTTGAGTGGATCACCGACCTCGGCGGCATCGAATCCGCGCGGGCCACGGAGGCCGCGATCCTGTTCGTGCCGCACGTGATCCGTTCCAGCGGGTTCGCACCCTTCGCCGTCTCCATCGCCCGCTGA
- a CDS encoding YciI family protein — protein sequence MKYMLLMQFSEKNVDFPKLDEWKPEEIQAHIQFMKETNAGLTDAGELVDAQGLAMPETARIVRSHSGGAPVVTEGPFPESKEWVAGWWIVDCDTEQRAIEIAAAVSAAPGPGGRPLNMPIEVRQIMAIPPTEL from the coding sequence ATGAAGTACATGCTGCTGATGCAGTTCAGCGAGAAGAATGTCGACTTCCCCAAGCTCGACGAGTGGAAGCCCGAGGAGATCCAGGCCCACATCCAGTTCATGAAGGAGACCAACGCCGGCCTCACCGACGCCGGCGAACTGGTCGACGCCCAGGGCCTGGCCATGCCGGAGACCGCCCGGATCGTGCGCTCCCACAGCGGCGGCGCGCCGGTCGTCACCGAGGGCCCCTTCCCGGAGTCCAAGGAGTGGGTGGCCGGCTGGTGGATCGTGGACTGCGACACCGAGCAGCGGGCCATCGAGATCGCCGCCGCCGTCTCCGCCGCCCCCGGCCCGGGTGGACGGCCGCTCAACATGCCGATCGAGGTACGCCAGATCATGGCGATCCCGCCCACGGAGCTGTGA
- a CDS encoding VOC family protein: MEIVSSRKITTFLMFEGNAEDAMTFYISLFDDAEVVSISRYGAAGPGKEGSVQHATFALAGEQFMCIDSPVKHDFTFTPAVSLFVQCQDEAELDRLFAALAEQGAVLMPLGDYGFSPKFGWVNDRFGVSWQLNLPA, encoded by the coding sequence ATGGAGATCGTGTCGTCCCGGAAGATCACCACGTTTCTGATGTTCGAGGGGAACGCCGAAGACGCGATGACCTTCTACATCTCGCTCTTCGATGACGCCGAGGTGGTCAGCATCAGCCGCTACGGAGCCGCGGGCCCTGGCAAGGAGGGGAGCGTGCAGCACGCGACCTTTGCACTCGCCGGTGAGCAGTTCATGTGCATCGACAGTCCGGTGAAGCACGACTTCACCTTCACGCCCGCGGTCTCGCTCTTCGTCCAGTGTCAGGACGAAGCCGAGTTGGACCGCCTCTTCGCGGCCCTGGCCGAGCAAGGAGCCGTGCTCATGCCGCTGGGAGACTACGGCTTCAGCCCCAAGTTCGGCTGGGTCAACGACCGGTTCGGCGTCTCCTGGCAGCTGAACCTGCCCGCGTGA
- a CDS encoding inositol monophosphatase family protein translates to MPATPAVPATRAVPATPAVSADDAEILARTADAVRDAASALRERFGDVVRHETREELMRALAVNDDLALGILRPRLSQLRPNARWVEEELEGGALPPGEWWVVDPAEGNVNHLHALPEWAVTATLVRDNLPVLTAVHLPSTGETYTALAGAGARVDGRPLRVSPTADLGLSIVATSQARPDEPEEVVRRIGASITAMLLDALVVRTAVPATLHLLHVAAGRIDAFWQFAGARADLLPGALLVTEAGGRISDVEGRPWTPQSESFLAAAPAMHTAAVATLGR, encoded by the coding sequence ATGCCCGCAACACCCGCCGTCCCCGCCACACGCGCCGTCCCCGCCACACCCGCCGTTTCCGCCGATGACGCCGAGATACTGGCGCGGACCGCGGACGCCGTACGCGACGCGGCCTCGGCACTGCGCGAGCGCTTCGGCGACGTCGTCCGCCACGAGACCCGCGAGGAGCTCATGCGCGCGCTGGCCGTCAACGACGACCTGGCTCTCGGTATCCTGCGCCCCCGCCTCTCTCAGCTGCGCCCGAACGCCCGCTGGGTGGAGGAGGAACTCGAGGGCGGCGCTCTGCCCCCGGGCGAGTGGTGGGTCGTCGATCCGGCCGAGGGCAACGTCAACCATCTGCACGCGCTGCCGGAGTGGGCGGTCACCGCCACCCTCGTGCGCGACAACCTGCCGGTGCTCACCGCGGTCCACCTGCCGTCGACCGGGGAGACGTACACCGCGCTCGCCGGCGCAGGAGCCCGTGTCGACGGCCGTCCGCTGCGCGTCTCCCCGACTGCGGACCTCGGCCTGAGCATCGTGGCCACGAGCCAGGCGAGGCCGGACGAGCCCGAGGAGGTCGTGCGCCGCATCGGGGCGTCGATCACCGCGATGCTGCTGGACGCGCTCGTGGTGCGCACGGCCGTGCCCGCCACCCTGCATCTGCTGCATGTGGCGGCCGGCCGGATCGACGCGTTCTGGCAGTTCGCCGGAGCCCGCGCGGATCTGCTGCCCGGCGCGCTGCTCGTCACCGAGGCCGGGGGACGCATCTCCGACGTGGAGGGCCGTCCCTGGACCCCGCAGAGCGAGAGCTTCCTGGCCGCTGCGCCCGCCATGCACACCGCCGCCGTAGCCACGCTCGGCCGCTGA
- a CDS encoding RNA polymerase sigma factor, protein MTAFEPTVDDLLRTLAPQVVGVLTRRYGDFTAAEDAVQEALLDAARQWPAEGVPRNPRGWLIQVATRRMTEQVRSEQARRRREELVAGQVPADRRSAPGADAGTEGAHDDTLALLFLCCHPVLSPASKIALTLRSVGGLTTGEIAAAFLVPEATMGQRISRAKHRIKDSGVPFRMPDGAEWPARLDAVLHVLYLIFNEGYASSTGAALRRVELSREAIRLTRAVHTLLPDSAEVAGLLALMLLTEARGPARTGPDGELVPLAEQDRGRWDTAAIAEGVSLITAALPRGPVGPYQVQAAIAAVHDEAPTAAETDWPQILALYGVLARISDNPLIILNRAVAIAMVDGPATGLALLADPPPALTGHHRLYAVRAHLHELAGDQEAAVADYRTAARRTASLLERHHLSLCAARLAAQTGK, encoded by the coding sequence ATGACGGCTTTCGAACCAACCGTCGACGACCTGCTGCGCACGCTGGCGCCGCAGGTCGTCGGCGTGCTCACCCGCCGCTACGGGGATTTCACCGCCGCCGAGGACGCCGTCCAGGAGGCCCTGCTGGACGCCGCCAGGCAGTGGCCGGCCGAGGGCGTGCCGCGCAACCCGCGCGGCTGGCTGATTCAGGTCGCCACACGCCGGATGACCGAGCAGGTCCGCAGCGAGCAGGCACGCCGCCGACGCGAGGAACTGGTGGCCGGTCAGGTCCCGGCCGACCGGCGGTCCGCACCCGGGGCCGACGCCGGGACCGAGGGCGCGCACGACGACACCCTCGCGCTGCTGTTCCTGTGCTGCCACCCTGTGCTGTCGCCGGCCTCGAAGATCGCACTCACACTCCGCTCGGTCGGCGGGTTGACCACGGGTGAGATCGCCGCGGCGTTCCTGGTCCCCGAGGCCACCATGGGCCAGCGGATCAGCCGGGCCAAGCATCGGATCAAGGACTCCGGGGTGCCGTTCCGGATGCCGGACGGTGCCGAGTGGCCGGCTCGCCTGGACGCGGTGCTGCACGTTCTCTACCTGATCTTCAACGAGGGGTACGCCAGCAGCACCGGCGCCGCGTTGCGGCGCGTCGAACTCTCCCGGGAGGCGATCCGCCTCACCAGGGCCGTCCACACGCTGCTGCCGGACAGCGCCGAGGTGGCCGGCCTGCTCGCGCTGATGTTGCTCACCGAGGCGCGCGGGCCCGCCCGTACCGGCCCGGACGGCGAACTCGTCCCGCTCGCCGAGCAGGACCGCGGCCGATGGGACACCGCCGCGATCGCCGAGGGCGTCTCGCTGATCACCGCCGCCCTGCCGCGCGGTCCGGTCGGCCCGTACCAGGTGCAGGCGGCGATCGCGGCCGTCCATGACGAGGCGCCCACCGCCGCCGAGACCGACTGGCCGCAGATCCTCGCCCTGTACGGGGTGCTCGCCCGCATCTCCGACAACCCGCTGATCATCCTGAACCGGGCGGTCGCCATCGCCATGGTGGACGGCCCGGCCACCGGCCTTGCCCTGCTCGCCGACCCGCCCCCCGCGCTCACCGGCCACCACCGGCTGTACGCGGTCCGCGCCCATCTGCACGAACTCGCCGGGGACCAGGAGGCCGCCGTCGCCGACTACCGCACCGCCGCCCGTCGCACCGCCAGCCTCCTGGAGCGGCACCACCTCAGCCTGTGCGCCGCCCGACTGGCCGCGCAGACGGGAAAGTGA
- a CDS encoding LysR family transcriptional regulator, translated as MQLDLNLLAALDALLEEGSVAGAAERLHVTAPAMSRSLGRIRRTTGDQILVRTGRTMTPTPYAIAVREQVHDLLQQVQGVLAPSRELDLATLERTFTLRWHDALVAHAGPAFLAAVREQAPGVRLRFLAESSVDTPELRRGEVDLAANAARPTAPEIRAERVAETMHVIAVRRDHPLTHAETVTAAHYAAADHIGVSRRGRLSNVLDDTLAALGLTRRVVATAPTEGAAFTFVQNSDLLVTVPESTARPAAAQLGLTLLPLPLDLPPASVYLSWHQRYDTDPAHRWLRDLARTALAEPPAGRAAP; from the coding sequence ATGCAACTGGATCTGAACCTGCTCGCCGCGCTCGACGCCCTTCTGGAAGAAGGCAGCGTGGCCGGCGCGGCCGAACGCCTGCACGTCACCGCCCCCGCGATGAGCCGGAGTCTCGGCCGGATCCGGCGCACGACGGGGGATCAGATCCTGGTGCGCACAGGGCGCACGATGACGCCGACGCCGTACGCCATAGCCGTCCGGGAGCAGGTCCACGACCTGCTGCAGCAGGTCCAGGGCGTGCTGGCGCCCAGTCGTGAACTCGACCTCGCGACGCTGGAACGCACCTTCACGCTGCGCTGGCACGACGCGCTCGTCGCCCACGCCGGCCCCGCCTTCCTGGCGGCCGTGCGCGAGCAGGCGCCGGGAGTACGGCTGCGCTTCCTGGCGGAGTCCAGCGTCGACACTCCCGAACTGCGCCGAGGCGAGGTCGACCTCGCCGCGAACGCCGCCCGCCCCACCGCACCCGAGATCCGCGCCGAACGAGTGGCCGAGACCATGCACGTCATCGCCGTGCGTCGGGACCACCCGCTCACACATGCCGAGACCGTCACCGCAGCGCACTACGCGGCGGCCGACCACATCGGCGTCTCACGCCGGGGAAGGCTCTCCAATGTCCTCGACGACACCCTCGCCGCTCTCGGTCTGACCCGACGCGTGGTGGCGACGGCGCCCACCGAAGGAGCCGCGTTCACCTTCGTGCAGAACTCCGACCTGCTGGTCACCGTCCCGGAGTCCACCGCGCGCCCGGCAGCCGCACAGCTCGGTCTGACCCTGCTCCCGCTGCCCCTCGACCTGCCGCCGGCCTCGGTCTACTTGTCATGGCACCAGCGCTACGACACCGACCCCGCACACCGGTGGCTGCGCGACCTGGCGCGTACCGCCCTGGCCGAGCCGCCGGCCGGCCGGGCGGCACCCTGA